From a region of the Terriglobia bacterium genome:
- the leuS gene encoding leucine--tRNA ligase codes for MPEMKSDKPTTEREERFDAQAIEAKWFERWQADPSLYAAEPATSKRKKYYVLEMLPYPSGELHMGHVRNYAIGDALARYMWMNGYNVLHPMGWDSFGLPAENAAIKNNTPPREWTLRNIAYMKRQMKRLGFAYDWSTEVTTCFPEYYRWNQYFFLKMYERGLAYRKKSKVNWCPKCATVLANEQVAGGYCWRHEDTLVEQRELEQWFLRITDYADELLRDIGKLEHWPEKVRVMQRNWIGRSEGALVDFKLDVPAGKAGSKIPVFTTRVDTIFGATSVQLAPEHPLTADLIAGDHGLQKKVAALIAEQRKAREQGDVGEIEKHGVFTGRYAVNPFNHEKLPIWVANYILMDYGTGAIMSVPAHDERDYEFAKKYDLEVRVVILPRHEDGPGEPMVPFTHTDSLLINSGPYNELSYAEATKKMTEDAEKGGFGKASVTYRLKDWGISRQRYWGTPIPMVYCAQCGIVPVPEKDLPVLLPEKIDITVAGGSPLSHVPEFVKVKCPKCGAAARRETDTMDTFIDSSWYFYRYTDAQNSKQPFDPKAAAYWFPIDQYIGGVEHAILHLIYSRFWTKVMRDLGMVKNSEPVERLFTQGMVIKDGAKMSKSKGNVVAPDDLIKRYGADTARMYELFAAPPDRDLEWTDSAVEGIYRFLGRVYRVVVRFGTPSDPEWKGAVPAESKLFPDEKRLLRKLHQTIHRVSDDFGGRWHFNTSIAAIMELVNEVGPALEATNPTAPPKLEPAHTARTGFITGVEIIRMPVRRELLRKLVLLLAPFAPYLAHELWEMIGETSNLLRAPWPKFEPALAAEEQIEVVVQVNGKIRGRITVPAGTADVRLRELALADEKVKSWIAGKHPVKVIVVPGKLVNIVVK; via the coding sequence ATGCCGGAAATGAAGTCCGACAAGCCGACCACCGAACGCGAGGAGCGTTTCGACGCCCAGGCCATCGAAGCCAAGTGGTTCGAGCGCTGGCAGGCCGATCCCTCGCTGTACGCCGCCGAGCCCGCCACCAGCAAGCGCAAGAAATACTATGTGCTGGAGATGCTGCCCTATCCCTCGGGCGAGCTGCACATGGGACACGTGCGCAACTACGCCATCGGCGACGCCCTGGCCCGCTACATGTGGATGAACGGCTACAACGTGCTCCACCCCATGGGCTGGGACTCGTTCGGGCTTCCGGCGGAGAACGCCGCTATCAAGAACAACACCCCGCCCCGGGAATGGACGCTGCGCAACATCGCCTACATGAAGCGGCAGATGAAGCGCCTCGGATTCGCCTACGACTGGTCCACCGAAGTCACCACCTGTTTCCCCGAGTACTACCGCTGGAACCAGTATTTCTTCTTGAAGATGTACGAGCGCGGGCTGGCCTACCGCAAGAAGAGCAAGGTGAACTGGTGCCCGAAGTGCGCCACCGTGCTGGCCAACGAGCAGGTGGCGGGCGGTTACTGCTGGCGCCACGAGGACACGCTGGTCGAGCAGCGCGAGCTGGAGCAGTGGTTCCTGCGCATCACCGACTACGCCGACGAACTGCTGCGCGACATCGGAAAGCTCGAGCACTGGCCGGAAAAAGTCCGCGTCATGCAGCGCAACTGGATCGGGCGCAGCGAGGGCGCTCTGGTGGACTTCAAGCTCGACGTGCCGGCCGGCAAGGCGGGAAGCAAGATCCCTGTCTTCACCACCCGCGTGGACACTATCTTTGGCGCCACCTCGGTGCAGCTCGCCCCCGAGCACCCGCTCACCGCTGATCTGATAGCCGGCGATCACGGCTTGCAGAAGAAAGTCGCAGCCCTCATCGCCGAGCAGCGCAAAGCCAGGGAGCAGGGTGACGTCGGCGAGATCGAGAAGCACGGCGTCTTTACCGGCCGCTACGCCGTCAATCCCTTCAATCACGAGAAGCTGCCCATCTGGGTGGCCAACTACATCCTGATGGACTACGGCACCGGGGCCATCATGTCGGTGCCGGCGCACGACGAGCGCGACTACGAATTCGCAAAGAAGTACGACCTGGAGGTCCGCGTGGTGATCCTCCCGCGGCACGAAGACGGCCCCGGCGAGCCGATGGTGCCGTTCACCCATACGGACAGCTTGCTCATCAATTCGGGACCGTACAACGAGCTGTCGTACGCCGAGGCCACAAAGAAGATGACCGAAGACGCGGAGAAGGGCGGCTTCGGCAAGGCTTCGGTCACCTACCGCTTGAAGGACTGGGGCATCTCGCGGCAGCGCTACTGGGGTACGCCCATCCCCATGGTCTACTGCGCCCAGTGCGGCATCGTGCCCGTTCCCGAGAAGGACCTGCCGGTGCTGTTGCCCGAAAAGATCGATATCACCGTCGCCGGCGGCTCTCCGCTGTCGCACGTGCCTGAGTTCGTCAAAGTGAAGTGCCCCAAGTGCGGCGCCGCCGCCCGCCGCGAGACCGACACCATGGACACCTTCATCGACTCATCCTGGTACTTCTACCGCTACACTGACGCGCAGAACTCCAAGCAGCCCTTTGATCCCAAGGCCGCCGCCTACTGGTTCCCCATCGACCAGTACATCGGCGGCGTCGAGCACGCCATCCTGCACCTCATCTACTCGCGCTTCTGGACCAAGGTGATGCGCGACCTGGGCATGGTGAAGAACTCCGAGCCGGTGGAGCGTCTCTTCACCCAGGGCATGGTGATCAAAGATGGCGCAAAGATGTCGAAGAGCAAGGGCAACGTGGTCGCCCCCGACGACCTGATCAAGAGGTACGGCGCCGACACCGCCCGCATGTACGAGCTCTTCGCTGCGCCTCCCGACCGCGATTTGGAGTGGACTGACTCCGCCGTCGAGGGCATCTACCGCTTCCTGGGCCGCGTGTACCGCGTGGTGGTGCGCTTCGGCACGCCATCCGACCCCGAGTGGAAGGGCGCTGTCCCGGCCGAGAGCAAGCTTTTTCCCGACGAGAAGCGGCTTCTCCGCAAACTGCACCAGACCATCCACCGCGTGAGCGACGACTTCGGCGGGCGCTGGCACTTCAATACCTCTATCGCCGCCATCATGGAGCTGGTGAACGAGGTCGGCCCCGCGCTGGAAGCCACCAATCCAACCGCGCCGCCCAAGCTCGAGCCCGCGCACACCGCGCGCACCGGCTTCATCACCGGCGTCGAGATCATCCGCATGCCGGTGCGCCGCGAACTATTGCGCAAGCTGGTGCTGCTGCTAGCACCCTTTGCGCCTTATCTGGCGCACGAACTCTGGGAGATGATCGGCGAGACCTCGAACCTGCTACGCGCGCCCTGGCCGAAGTTCGAACCCGCGCTGGCCGCCGAAGAACAGATCGAGGTCGTGGTGCAGGTCAACGGCAAGATCCGCGGACGCATTACCGTGCCCGCCGGCACCGCCGATGTCCGCCTACGCGAGCTCGCCCTGGCCGACGAGAAGGTCAAGTCCTGGATTGCCGGCAAGCATCCGGTCAAGGTCATCGTGGTGCCCGGCAAGCTGGTGAACATCGTCGTGAAGTGA
- the pyrF gene encoding orotidine-5'-phosphate decarboxylase yields MEARDRLIVALDVPTAAEAQKIVQAVGDSVSTFKVGKQLFTAEGPKVVRDLVGSGRKVFLDLKFHDIPNTVAGAVRSAVGLGVSMLTVHASGGAKMLRAAADAAKSANNPPLVLAVTVLTSMGDDDLREIGVSDRAAEQVLRLAVLARNSGCLGVVASPQEVKQLRAVLGGAFAIVTPGVRPAGADAGDQARVATPSEAIRNGASHLVVGRPITEARDPAKAAEAILKEIGAACGKI; encoded by the coding sequence ATGGAAGCGCGCGACCGGCTGATCGTCGCCCTCGACGTGCCCACCGCCGCGGAGGCGCAGAAGATAGTCCAAGCGGTGGGGGACTCGGTTTCAACCTTCAAAGTCGGTAAGCAGCTATTCACCGCTGAAGGACCCAAAGTGGTCCGCGACCTGGTCGGCTCCGGGCGGAAAGTCTTTCTCGACCTGAAATTCCACGACATCCCGAATACGGTGGCGGGAGCGGTGCGCTCCGCCGTGGGGCTGGGAGTCAGCATGCTGACGGTACACGCCTCGGGCGGGGCCAAAATGCTGCGCGCTGCCGCCGATGCCGCCAAGTCGGCGAACAACCCGCCGCTGGTGCTGGCGGTGACGGTGCTGACCAGCATGGGGGATGACGACCTGCGAGAGATCGGAGTGAGCGACCGGGCCGCCGAACAGGTGCTGCGCCTGGCGGTCCTGGCGCGGAATAGCGGATGCCTGGGGGTGGTGGCGTCGCCGCAGGAGGTGAAGCAACTGCGGGCGGTGCTGGGTGGAGCCTTCGCGATCGTCACGCCGGGGGTGCGGCCGGCCGGTGCGGACGCCGGAGATCAGGCGCGCGTGGCCACTCCAAGCGAAGCGATCCGGAATGGCGCCAGTCACCTGGTGGTGGGAAGGCCGATCACAGAAGCGAGGGATCCGGCAAAAGCGGCGGAGGCAATCCTGAAGGAGATCGGCGCTGCGTGCGGGAAGATTTGA
- a CDS encoding septal ring lytic transglycosylase RlpA family protein — MRRVLPFILTTFVTVASLGAAPAGTGSRSPENTPSQAKTAPKPYQVGKASWYGKQFHGKTTASGEAYDMFQFTAAHRSLPLGTWVRVTNLHNGRWIMVRVNDRGPVPESRIIDLSYGAAQMLDFRAKGLEKVQLDLVPIEPKVVAANRPIPLP; from the coding sequence ATGCGACGAGTTCTACCCTTCATCTTGACGACTTTTGTCACGGTCGCCAGCCTGGGGGCGGCACCCGCCGGCACGGGCTCAAGGTCTCCAGAGAATACCCCCAGCCAGGCCAAGACCGCGCCCAAGCCATACCAGGTAGGCAAAGCCTCCTGGTACGGGAAGCAGTTCCACGGGAAAACCACCGCCAGCGGCGAAGCGTACGACATGTTCCAATTCACCGCGGCCCACCGGAGCCTGCCTCTGGGCACCTGGGTCAGGGTGACGAACCTGCACAACGGCCGGTGGATCATGGTCCGAGTGAACGACCGCGGACCGGTTCCTGAAAGCCGTATCATCGACCTGTCCTACGGCGCCGCCCAGATGCTGGACTTCCGCGCCAAGGGGCTGGAAAAGGTGCAGTTGGACCTAGTCCCGATCGAGCCGAAGGTAGTGGCAGCTAACAGGCCGATTCCATTGCCATAG
- the thiD gene encoding bifunctional hydroxymethylpyrimidine kinase/phosphomethylpyrimidine kinase, whose product MKKALFLARDLPYISRMAQTPPVVLSIAGFDPSSGAGITADIKTIAAHGCYGLSCITALTIQSTQGVRRVEPVSGKLIGETLRELANDIPIAAVRIGMLGNAEVVGAVGDFLASARLPNVVLDPILKSTSGTKLLNNGAPEKLRALLPLAYVLTPNIDEAAALTGVPVTNLDQMKVAALKLHDMGAVNVVVTGGHLEKAIDLLSVKQPEGPPKQTEFGSNLLRSNSTHGTGCAFATAIACNLALGRQLADAVIMAKVYVTKAIAKAYPLGKGAGPLHHLYRMDETPRSAAEFVEPVHR is encoded by the coding sequence TTGAAAAAAGCTCTTTTCCTTGCGCGCGACTTGCCGTACATTTCGCGCATGGCGCAAACGCCCCCGGTCGTCCTCAGCATCGCCGGCTTCGATCCATCCTCGGGGGCCGGGATCACAGCAGACATCAAGACCATCGCCGCACACGGCTGCTACGGCTTGAGCTGCATTACGGCACTGACCATACAGTCCACGCAGGGAGTGCGCCGGGTGGAGCCGGTCTCGGGCAAGCTGATCGGCGAGACGCTGCGCGAGTTGGCCAACGATATCCCCATCGCCGCGGTGCGGATCGGGATGCTGGGCAACGCGGAGGTGGTGGGGGCGGTGGGAGACTTCCTGGCGTCGGCCCGGCTGCCCAACGTGGTGCTGGATCCCATCCTGAAGTCCACCTCGGGGACCAAGCTCCTGAACAACGGGGCGCCCGAGAAGCTTCGGGCGTTGCTGCCGCTGGCCTACGTCCTGACCCCCAACATAGATGAAGCTGCCGCCTTGACCGGGGTGCCGGTCACCAACCTGGACCAGATGAAGGTGGCCGCCCTCAAACTGCACGACATGGGGGCGGTCAACGTGGTGGTCACCGGCGGACACCTGGAAAAGGCCATCGACCTCCTGAGCGTCAAGCAGCCGGAGGGGCCGCCCAAGCAGACCGAATTCGGATCCAACCTGCTGCGCTCCAACTCAACCCACGGCACGGGTTGCGCTTTTGCCACAGCGATAGCCTGTAACCTGGCTCTGGGACGGCAGTTAGCCGATGCGGTAATCATGGCCAAGGTGTACGTCACGAAGGCGATTGCCAAGGCCTACCCTCTTGGCAAGGGGGCTGGGCCGCTGCACCACCTCTATAGAATGGACGAGACGCCCCGGTCGGCGGCAGAGTTTGTGGAACCAGTGCATCGCTAG
- a CDS encoding PspC domain-containing protein, with the protein MYCNYCGKVIQDDAHLCAYCGKRVAAVIARKRLVRPRQGRKIAGVCLGLSEYFDLDVTLIRFVWVCAVIFGGTGLLAYAIGWIVMPDEPEPAPEPAGQHITNP; encoded by the coding sequence ATGTACTGCAACTACTGTGGCAAGGTCATCCAGGACGACGCCCACCTCTGCGCCTACTGCGGCAAGCGCGTAGCGGCGGTGATCGCCCGCAAGCGCCTGGTGCGCCCGCGCCAGGGACGCAAGATCGCCGGCGTCTGCCTCGGCCTGTCGGAATATTTTGACCTCGACGTCACCCTGATCCGCTTCGTCTGGGTGTGCGCCGTGATCTTCGGCGGCACCGGGCTGCTGGCCTACGCCATCGGTTGGATCGTCATGCCCGACGAGCCCGAGCCCGCACCCGAACCCGCCGGCCAGCACATCACGAATCCTTGA
- a CDS encoding rubrerythrin family protein, producing the protein MISTILSFLLPAAAVVATKSATAETTKTLDNLQAAFNGESNAHAHYLAFAKKADEEGYGEVASLFRAASKAEGIHAANHARVIREMGAEPEATIEPAHVRSTRENLQVAIDGETYERDQMYRSFVEEATAAKNASVIKTFTFALKTEAEHVRLYSEALKNLEKLRGKSHTYYVCSECGYTVETLNFLKCIVCGHPKDDYIRVS; encoded by the coding sequence ATGATCAGCACGATCCTTTCATTCCTTCTGCCCGCTGCTGCCGTTGTGGCCACCAAGTCCGCGACGGCGGAAACCACTAAGACACTCGATAATCTGCAAGCCGCCTTCAACGGCGAGAGCAACGCTCATGCGCATTACCTGGCGTTTGCCAAGAAGGCTGACGAAGAGGGTTACGGCGAAGTCGCGAGCCTGTTCCGCGCGGCCTCCAAGGCCGAGGGGATCCACGCGGCAAATCACGCCCGGGTGATCCGGGAAATGGGGGCCGAACCGGAGGCTACGATCGAGCCGGCGCACGTCAGGTCGACCCGCGAGAACCTCCAGGTCGCCATCGACGGCGAGACGTACGAGCGCGATCAGATGTATCGAAGCTTCGTCGAAGAAGCAACTGCCGCCAAGAATGCCTCTGTCATCAAAACATTTACCTTTGCGCTCAAGACCGAAGCCGAGCACGTCCGGCTCTATAGCGAAGCACTGAAGAATCTGGAGAAACTCCGCGGAAAAAGCCACACATACTACGTCTGCTCCGAGTGCGGTTACACGGTCGAGACCTTGAATTTCCTGAAGTGCATAGTCTGTGGACATCCGAAAGACGACTACATCCGTGTCAGCTAA
- a CDS encoding alpha/beta hydrolase, producing MRFTSDDAEIYYEVMGDGPPVVLLHAFPANHQLCVPVADMLAARYRVILPDLRGHGDSTPGQGPATLEKHAADLARLCDAERIGRAVFTGVSIGGYALFEFWRRHRERVAGLVFCDTKAAADSEQARADRLKSADDVQQHGPVGFLDTMAGKLVGATTRTNRPDLAAAARKLMSKSSVPGIVAVQQGMAARPDSVPTLATINVPTLVVAGEEDVTTPLADLQAIHRGIAGSQMVVIPKAGHYAIFERSGDVGGAIRKFLDALPPW from the coding sequence ATGCGCTTCACCAGCGACGACGCCGAGATCTATTACGAAGTCATGGGCGACGGGCCGCCCGTAGTCCTGCTGCACGCCTTTCCCGCGAATCACCAGCTCTGCGTTCCGGTGGCGGACATGCTCGCGGCGCGCTACCGCGTCATCCTGCCCGACCTGCGCGGACACGGAGACTCCACCCCCGGCCAAGGCCCGGCCACCTTGGAAAAGCACGCCGCCGACCTGGCGCGCCTTTGTGACGCCGAGCGCATCGGCCGCGCCGTCTTCACTGGTGTCTCCATCGGCGGCTACGCGCTCTTCGAGTTCTGGCGGCGGCACCGCGAGCGCGTCGCGGGGCTGGTCTTCTGTGACACCAAGGCCGCCGCGGACAGCGAGCAGGCGCGGGCGGATCGGCTGAAATCGGCCGACGACGTCCAGCAGCATGGACCGGTCGGCTTCCTCGACACCATGGCGGGAAAACTTGTGGGCGCAACCACGCGCACCAACCGTCCCGACCTGGCCGCGGCCGCGCGCAAGTTGATGTCGAAATCCAGCGTCCCCGGCATCGTCGCCGTGCAGCAGGGAATGGCGGCGCGTCCGGACTCCGTGCCCACCCTGGCCACTATCAATGTTCCCACCCTTGTGGTCGCGGGCGAGGAGGACGTCACCACGCCGCTGGCGGATTTGCAGGCCATCCACCGCGGCATCGCCGGCAGCCAGATGGTGGTGATTCCCAAGGCGGGGCACTACGCCATCTTCGAGCGCTCCGGCGACGTCGGCGGCGCCATCCGCAAGTTCCTCGACGCCCTGCCGCCCTGGTGA
- the aroA gene encoding 3-phosphoshikimate 1-carboxyvinyltransferase → MLAPDANSLTIRPARNVSGAVRLPGDKSISHRYAMLAALAEGRTRLENFSTGADCASTLACVEALGCHVQRDPSGSVEIEGVGTSLRAPSRVLDCGNSGSTIRMLSGILAGQKFTSELVGDESLSRRPMGRVIDPLTAMGARIESAGGRPPLRITGGRLKAIEYKLPVASAQVKTCVLFAGLLADGETQVEEPLRTRDHGELALRAFGAEVTRQRNRAAIAGGQKLHAIEAVIPGDISSAAFFLCAAALYPESNLVIEGLLLNPTRAAILDLLAAMGTRTTIIKVEERHGELAGSVALQPGRLHGATIAGAQTALLIDELPVLAAIGPYTEEGIEIRDARELRVKESDRIAAVARNLRAMGAAVEEREDGLRVPGRQRLHGAEIDAMGDHRIAMAFAVAALRAEGDTLIRGAASARISFPGFFTTLDAIVER, encoded by the coding sequence TTGCTCGCCCCCGACGCCAACTCGTTGACCATCCGCCCTGCCAGGAACGTGAGCGGAGCCGTGCGCCTGCCCGGCGACAAGTCCATCTCGCACCGCTATGCCATGCTGGCGGCGCTGGCCGAAGGCCGCACCCGGCTGGAGAATTTTTCCACCGGCGCCGATTGCGCCAGCACGCTCGCCTGCGTCGAGGCGCTGGGCTGCCACGTGCAGCGGGACCCCTCCGGCTCAGTCGAGATCGAAGGCGTAGGTACTTCGCTGCGTGCGCCCTCGCGGGTGCTCGACTGCGGCAACTCCGGCTCCACCATCCGCATGCTCTCCGGGATCCTCGCGGGCCAGAAGTTCACGAGCGAGTTGGTGGGCGACGAGTCGCTCTCCCGCCGGCCCATGGGGCGCGTCATCGATCCCCTCACCGCCATGGGGGCGCGCATCGAGAGCGCGGGCGGACGCCCGCCCCTGCGCATCACAGGCGGGCGCCTGAAGGCGATCGAGTACAAGCTGCCCGTAGCCAGCGCCCAGGTGAAGACCTGTGTGCTCTTCGCCGGATTGCTGGCCGATGGCGAGACCCAGGTCGAAGAGCCTCTCCGCACCCGCGACCACGGCGAACTCGCGCTGCGCGCTTTCGGGGCGGAGGTCACGCGCCAGCGCAATCGCGCGGCGATCGCTGGTGGACAGAAGCTGCACGCCATCGAGGCCGTGATTCCCGGCGACATCTCCTCCGCTGCCTTCTTCCTCTGCGCGGCGGCGCTGTACCCGGAATCGAATCTGGTCATCGAAGGCCTGCTGCTGAATCCCACGCGCGCCGCTATCCTCGACCTGCTCGCCGCGATGGGAACGCGCACCACCATAATCAAGGTGGAAGAGCGCCACGGCGAGCTGGCAGGCAGTGTGGCGCTGCAACCGGGACGCCTGCACGGCGCCACCATCGCCGGCGCGCAGACCGCCTTGCTCATCGACGAATTGCCGGTGTTGGCGGCCATCGGCCCCTATACGGAAGAGGGCATCGAAATCCGCGACGCGCGTGAGCTGCGCGTGAAGGAGTCGGACCGCATCGCCGCGGTCGCGCGCAACCTGCGCGCCATGGGCGCCGCGGTCGAAGAGCGCGAAGACGGGCTGCGCGTTCCCGGACGCCAGCGCCTGCACGGCGCCGAGATCGATGCCATGGGCGACCACCGCATCGCCATGGCCTTCGCCGTCGCCGCCCTGCGCGCCGAAGGCGACACCCTCATTCGCGGCGCCGCCTCCGCCCGCATCTCCTTCCCCGGCTTCTTCACCACCCTCGACGCCATCGTCGAGCGCTGA
- a CDS encoding nuclear transport factor 2 family protein codes for MRKFLIQTAVICALLASATAQRARGKPPTGGRIATRTRLVALYSDLEAQLASAAQKQDRAKLGQLLGDDFEQWSPEPPGDPVPREDWMAGYHPVSVGTRQMAVRAFPDTDVVSFVLHQQAKFGDNDASGDFFVVDVWRHEGKGQKLASRYISKAAKTSVQPASQGGKR; via the coding sequence ATGCGCAAGTTCCTGATACAAACGGCGGTGATCTGCGCGCTGCTGGCCAGCGCGACGGCGCAGCGGGCGAGGGGCAAGCCGCCCACGGGCGGGCGGATCGCGACCCGGACGCGGCTGGTGGCCTTGTACTCCGACCTGGAGGCACAACTGGCGAGCGCGGCGCAAAAACAAGACCGGGCCAAGCTCGGCCAACTGCTGGGGGACGACTTCGAGCAGTGGTCTCCGGAACCGCCGGGCGATCCGGTGCCGCGCGAAGATTGGATGGCGGGCTACCATCCGGTGAGCGTCGGCACCCGGCAGATGGCGGTGCGGGCGTTCCCCGACACGGACGTGGTGAGCTTCGTACTCCACCAACAAGCCAAATTCGGGGACAACGATGCCAGCGGTGACTTCTTCGTGGTGGACGTCTGGCGGCACGAAGGGAAAGGCCAGAAGCTGGCCAGCCGATACATCTCCAAGGCCGCGAAGACTAGCGTCCAGCCTGCGTCCCAGGGCGGCAAGCGTTGA
- a CDS encoding tetratricopeptide repeat protein, translating to MRKTIICVCALAVSLAMTLGTVKSLAQSNPVDQRAAKAVHPPGNLSVAELEKEGDALREKKAYEEALSYYRAAQRKDKSNAVLYNKAGIAQLQLRELREAEKSFARAVKKNKQYAAAYNNLGVAAYLQGAYQKATQQYEKAIALQETSASFHSNLGTAWFAQGKIEKALVEYNRAVEIDPEILTRVTSGGAEARVSTPQERAYYFYVLAKMYAARKDVERCLHCLRKAKEDNYSRIGDVYKDADFETVRADPRFAELMSSKPE from the coding sequence ATGCGTAAGACGATCATTTGCGTATGCGCACTCGCGGTTTCGCTGGCCATGACGCTGGGAACGGTAAAGAGCCTGGCGCAAAGCAACCCGGTGGACCAGCGGGCCGCGAAGGCCGTGCACCCGCCCGGAAACCTCTCCGTCGCAGAGCTCGAGAAGGAGGGCGATGCGCTGCGGGAGAAGAAAGCCTACGAGGAGGCACTCAGCTACTATCGGGCTGCACAGCGGAAGGACAAATCGAATGCAGTCCTGTACAACAAGGCGGGCATCGCGCAGCTTCAGCTGCGTGAGCTGCGCGAGGCAGAGAAATCCTTCGCACGAGCGGTGAAGAAGAATAAACAGTACGCCGCGGCGTACAACAACCTGGGTGTGGCGGCCTACCTGCAGGGCGCTTACCAGAAAGCGACGCAGCAATACGAAAAAGCCATCGCGCTGCAGGAAACGTCGGCATCGTTCCACAGCAACCTGGGGACGGCATGGTTCGCGCAGGGAAAGATCGAGAAGGCCCTGGTCGAATACAACCGGGCGGTAGAGATCGATCCCGAAATCCTGACGCGGGTGACGTCCGGAGGAGCGGAGGCGCGGGTCTCGACACCGCAGGAGCGGGCGTACTACTTCTACGTGCTAGCGAAAATGTACGCCGCGCGGAAAGACGTGGAGCGGTGTCTCCACTGCCTGCGCAAAGCCAAGGAGGACAATTACTCGCGGATCGGCGATGTGTATAAGGACGCGGATTTCGAAACCGTGCGCGCGGACCCACGATTTGCCGAATTGATGTCCAGCAAGCCGGAATGA